A window of Aurantibacillus circumpalustris genomic DNA:
CAGCTTTTGCTGAACAGCGATCAAATTGTTTATAAAGTTTCGATATTCAAAATATTCATTCTGTAACGAACCAGCTTCAACAACCGAGTACATCATTGAGTCTGCGATTAATTTAACTTTTGCGTTTGTTTCATCTGCAAATAAAAAAACCAATGTTGGGTCTGTTTTAATACTAAACCAATAGAGAGTCGGCTCGGTATTCTTTAGGTTAAACGAAAATTTTTCCCCAGAAATTCTTGCGGAGTCTTTAATTTCAGTTTCCCCTGATTTATGAGATACATAGACAACTTTTCCGGAGTAATTCCTTATCGATCCATCTACTTTAAACGAGAATTTTTTTTCTGGAGCCTGTTTTTGAGAAAAAGATGAGCTAAAAACAAACAATAAAACAATAAATACAATTCCTTTTTTCATAGTTACTAAGCGTATCAACAAATATACCAAGATTTGAAATTACTTGGTGAAATTTAGAATTTTTAACAGACAAACCAAAGTGCAAGATTTTCATCTCTAAATACTTATAATTCACCTAAATTCTGACACCAATTATTAGCACATCATCTACTTGCTCAGCAGTTGATTTCCATTGATTAAACTTGCTTTTCAATTCTTTCTTTATGTCTTTTAAACTTAGTTGATTGATATTAATCAATAGTTCCTTCAGCGGTTTATACATGAATTTTTTGCCATACGGTCCACCAAATTGGTCGGCAAACCCATCTGTAAAAGCAATAATAAGATCGCCCTTCTCAAGTTGAATTTCTTGTAATGTAAACGGTTTTATTTCTCCCATTGGTTTACCCACAGGCATTTTATCGGCTTTGTAATCCACTAGTTCATTGTTACGAATTAGCCATAATGAATTATTGGCTGCTGCAAACTGAAGTTTGTTATTTTTAAAATCGAAATTACAGATTAATGCGTCCATCCCATCTTTTCCACCATCAATACTACCGTCATTAGCCATGTGCTCCATTATTCGCTTTCTAGTATAATCTAGAATTTCATTTGGAAGAATTAATTTTTCCGCATTAACAGCTTCACTTAAACAGGAGATATTTAAGATACTCATAATCGCTCCTGGCACCCCATGCCCTGTGCTATCAGCAGTTACTAAAGAAAAATTATTCTCGTTTAGTTTTGCGCCCCAATAAAAATCACCGCTAACAATATCTTTAGGTTGAAATAAAACAAAGTGTTCTGGTAGATTTTCCTTGAGAAGCGCATCGCTTGCTAACAATGCATTCTGAATTCGTTTCGCGTAATTAACACTATCCAAAATCTCCTGATGTTTATGTTCAATCTCTATCTTTAATTCATTAATTCTTTCCTTTTCCTTATGTATGGCAGTACTTGTACTCCATAATTTTTTTACTTTCTCGTCTAGTTTTTTCTTCTCACCTTCCAGCTTCTCCTTTTCTAATGTAAGACGTTCATTATCCTCATCTACCTTTCTTCTCTCCTTATGAACTGTTTCACTCATTTGCCAAAGCTTACGGTTCTTTTCCGCCATCTTCTTCTTTTCAAGCTCAGCTTGTTCTTTTTCAAATTGATGAGAAGGAGTGTTTGCTTTTAATTCATTGAAGGATTTTTCTAATGCCTCCTTTTCGGATACTAAACTTTCTATTACAGCCAGTTGTTTTCTTCTTTTTCGTGAAATAAAAACAAAACAAAGTGTAAC
This region includes:
- a CDS encoding PP2C family protein-serine/threonine phosphatase; amino-acid sequence: MNFTIVVLFLLIFLVTLCFVFISRKRRKQLAVIESLVSEKEALEKSFNELKANTPSHQFEKEQAELEKKKMAEKNRKLWQMSETVHKERRKVDEDNERLTLEKEKLEGEKKKLDEKVKKLWSTSTAIHKEKERINELKIEIEHKHQEILDSVNYAKRIQNALLASDALLKENLPEHFVLFQPKDIVSGDFYWGAKLNENNFSLVTADSTGHGVPGAIMSILNISCLSEAVNAEKLILPNEILDYTRKRIMEHMANDGSIDGGKDGMDALICNFDFKNNKLQFAAANNSLWLIRNNELVDYKADKMPVGKPMGEIKPFTLQEIQLEKGDLIIAFTDGFADQFGGPYGKKFMYKPLKELLININQLSLKDIKKELKSKFNQWKSTAEQVDDVLIIGVRI